The Microcebus murinus isolate Inina chromosome 4, M.murinus_Inina_mat1.0, whole genome shotgun sequence genome has a segment encoding these proteins:
- the P2RY6 gene encoding P2Y purinoceptor 6 yields MEWDNGTGQALGLPPTTCVYRENFKRLLLPPVYSVVLAAGLPLNICVIAQICTSRRALTRTAVYTLNLALADLLYACSLPLLIYNYAQGDHWPFGDLACRLVRFLFYVNLHGSILFLTCISFQRYLGICHPLAPWHKCGGHRAAWPVCIAVWLAVTAQCLPTAVFAATGIQRNRTVCYDLSPPALAGHYMPYGMALTVIGFLLPFAALLACYCRLARRLCRQDGPMGPVAQERRAKAARMAVVVAATFAISFLPFHVTKTAYLAVRSTPGVPCPVLEAFAAAYKGMRPFASANSVLDPILFYFTQKKFRQRPRELIWKLTAKWQRHGR; encoded by the coding sequence ATGGAGTGGGACAATGGCACAGGCCAGGCTCTGGGCTTGCCACCCACCACCTGTGTCTACCGTGAGAACTTCAAGCGTCTGCTGCTGCCACCTGTGTATTCAGTGGTGCTGGCGGCTGGTCTGCCGCTGAACATCTGTGTCATTGCCCAGATTTGCACATCCCGCCGGGCCCTGACCCGCACGGCCGTGTACACCCTAAACCTGGCCCTGGCCGACCTGCTGTatgcctgctccctgcccctgctcATCTACAACTACGCCCAGGGTGACCACTGGCCCTTCGGTGACCTCGCCTGCCGCCTGGTCCGATTCCTCTTCTACGTCAACCTGCACGGCAGCATCCTCTTCCTCACCTGCATCAGCTTCCAGCGCTATCTGGGCATCTGCCACCCACTGGCCCCCTGGCACAAGTGCGGGGGCCACCGGGCTGCCTGGCCTGTGTGTATAGCCGTGTGGCTGGCTGTGACAGCCCAGTGCCTGCCCACAGCTGTCTTTGCTGCCACAGGCATCCAGCGTAACCGCACCGTCTGCTACGACCTGAGCCCGCCCGCCCTGGCCGGCCACTACATGCCCTACGGCATGGCCCTCACGGTCATCGGCTTCCTGCTGCCCTTTGCAGCCCTGCTGGCCTGCTACTGTCGCCTGGCTCGGCGCCTGTGCCGCCAGGATGGCCCCATGGGGCCTGTGGCCCAGGAGCGGCGTGCTAAGGCGGCCCGCATGGCTGTGGTGGTGGCAGCCACCTTTGCCATCAGTTTCCTGCCTTTCCACGTCACCAAGACAGCCTACCTGGCCGTGCGCTCCACACCAGGTGTCCCCTGCCCCGTGCTGGAGGCCTTTGCAGCCGCCTACAAAGGCATGCGGCCCTTCGCCAGCGCCAACAGCGTGCTCGATCCCATCCTCTTCTACTTCACCCAGAAGAAGTTCCGCCAGCGGCCGCGGGAGCTAATATGGAAACTCACGGCCAAATGGCAGCGGCACGGCCGCTGA